From Neobacillus sp. PS2-9, the proteins below share one genomic window:
- a CDS encoding DUF402 domain-containing protein, with protein sequence MGVPIEGEPMQIHSYKHNGHIHRVWEETTVLKGSQNLVIGGNDRTLVTESDGRTWITREPAICYFHSQYWFNVIGMIREDGIYYYCNISSPFIFDGEALKYIDYDLDIKVYPDMTFNLLDEDEYERHRREMNYPDVIDQILKRNVEKLIQWIRQRQGPFAPDFIDIWYERYLTYRR encoded by the coding sequence ATGGGCGTACCCATCGAAGGTGAACCAATGCAAATACATAGCTATAAGCACAATGGGCACATCCATCGCGTCTGGGAAGAAACAACCGTATTGAAAGGATCTCAGAATTTGGTGATTGGTGGGAATGATCGGACACTTGTAACAGAATCAGATGGAAGAACGTGGATAACCAGAGAACCAGCTATTTGCTATTTCCACTCTCAATACTGGTTTAATGTAATAGGAATGATTCGTGAGGACGGCATTTATTATTACTGTAATATTAGTTCACCATTTATATTTGATGGTGAAGCACTAAAGTATATTGATTATGACCTTGATATCAAGGTGTATCCTGATATGACTTTTAACTTATTAGACGAGGATGAATATGAGCGGCATCGCCGCGAGATGAACTATCCGGATGTTATTGATCAGATCCTTAAAAGAAATGTTGAAAAATTAATTCAATGGATAAGACAGCGTCAAGGCCCCTTTGCACCAGATTTTATTGATATTTGGTATGAACGTTACTTAACATATAGACGCTGA
- a CDS encoding YgaB family protein, with translation MNHFNRLVSEQMVTMEKLLYLQAELERCQQIEDELQTLQHATDLESIQTDIQLMKNELKEIQLIFEKQTEEVINSYRETNLASTL, from the coding sequence ATGAATCATTTCAACCGATTAGTTTCCGAGCAGATGGTGACTATGGAAAAATTGCTCTATCTTCAAGCCGAGCTTGAGCGTTGTCAACAGATCGAAGATGAACTTCAGACATTGCAGCATGCTACAGACCTTGAGAGCATTCAAACAGACATTCAATTGATGAAAAATGAATTAAAAGAGATTCAGTTAATTTTTGAAAAGCAAACAGAAGAGGTAATAAATTCGTATCGGGAAACGAATTTAGCATCAACATTGTAG
- a CDS encoding gamma-type small acid-soluble spore protein encodes MANFNQQPNKTSAGTNIQEVKQQNAQSAQGSAGAAGQFGTEFASETNAAEVRQQNAQSARGASGAAGAAGQFGTEFASETNAAEVRQQNQQSQAKKNQGSGQFGQS; translated from the coding sequence ATGGCAAACTTTAATCAACAGCCAAACAAAACTTCAGCTGGAACTAACATCCAGGAAGTTAAACAACAAAACGCTCAATCTGCTCAAGGTTCTGCAGGTGCAGCTGGTCAATTCGGAACTGAATTTGCTAGCGAAACAAACGCTGCTGAAGTAAGACAGCAAAACGCTCAATCTGCTAGAGGTGCATCTGGTGCAGCTGGTGCAGCTGGTCAATTCGGAACTGAATTCGCTAGCGAAACAAATGCTGCTGAAGTAAGACAACAAAATCAACAATCTCAAGCTAAGAAAAACCAAGGTTCTGGCCAATTCGGACAAAGCTAA
- the fabL gene encoding enoyl-[acyl-carrier-protein] reductase FabL yields MTQKVALITGSSRGIGKATALKLAEAGYDIVINYARSKKGALETAEQVEALGRKAFIVKANVGDVAKIKDMFAQIEQEFGRLDVFVNNAASGVQRPIMELEESHWDWTLNINSKALLFCAQEAAKLMERNGGGKIVSISSLGSIRYLENYTVVGVSKAALEALTRYLAVELAPKNIIVNAVSGGAVDTEALKHFPNREELLQEAKEKTPAGRMVEIEDMVNCIMFLLSEDSSMIRGQTIIVDGGISLLV; encoded by the coding sequence ATGACACAAAAAGTAGCATTAATAACTGGAAGCAGTAGGGGAATAGGAAAAGCGACTGCCTTAAAATTGGCTGAGGCAGGCTATGATATTGTTATTAACTATGCCAGAAGTAAAAAAGGGGCCTTAGAAACGGCTGAACAAGTAGAGGCATTAGGTAGAAAGGCTTTCATTGTAAAAGCTAATGTTGGTGACGTAGCTAAGATTAAAGACATGTTTGCTCAGATTGAACAGGAGTTTGGGCGGTTAGATGTATTCGTTAACAATGCAGCTTCTGGTGTGCAGCGTCCTATTATGGAGCTTGAAGAGTCTCATTGGGATTGGACGTTGAATATTAATAGCAAAGCATTATTATTTTGTGCACAAGAAGCAGCAAAACTGATGGAGAGAAATGGCGGAGGGAAAATTGTTAGCATAAGCTCACTTGGATCCATACGTTACTTAGAAAATTACACAGTTGTGGGTGTTTCGAAAGCAGCTCTTGAGGCGTTAACGAGATATTTAGCTGTCGAATTGGCTCCGAAAAATATTATTGTCAATGCGGTTTCTGGCGGTGCTGTTGACACGGAAGCATTAAAACATTTTCCAAATCGCGAAGAATTGCTGCAAGAAGCAAAAGAGAAGACGCCAGCAGGAAGAATGGTGGAAATCGAAGATATGGTTAACTGTATCATGTTCCTTTTATCAGAGGATTCAAGCATGATTAGAGGGCAAACGATCATTGTTGATGGAGGAATCTCTTTACTGGTTTAA
- the mutY gene encoding A/G-specific adenine glycosylase, translating to MIIEQENSEKININAFQSDLISWFKAEQRDLPWRKDQDPYKVWVSEIMLQQTRVDTVIPYFNRFIEWFPTIEDLAEAEEEKVLKAWEGLGYYSRVRNLQSAVREVKEKYNGEVPNTPEDISSLKGVGPYTAGAILSIAYGIPEPAVDGNVMRVLSRILLIREDIAKASSRRIFEKAVRDIISHEDPSAFNQALMELGALICTPTSPSCLLCPVREHCHAFHEGAQQELPIKTKKIKTRDVQLAAAVVEDENGKILIHKRPTSGLLANLWEFPTVELHHPLQNDRKQIVELFKQSLDLDIQFGQIIGQIEHVFSHLVWNIKVYTGTVKHFVPESEEWKFVTLEEMKEYAFPVPYQKMFKLSQDHKNHE from the coding sequence ATGATAATTGAACAAGAAAATTCAGAAAAAATCAATATAAATGCTTTTCAAAGTGATCTCATTTCCTGGTTTAAAGCTGAACAACGAGATCTACCTTGGAGAAAGGACCAAGATCCTTACAAGGTTTGGGTTTCAGAAATCATGTTACAACAAACAAGAGTCGATACAGTTATACCCTACTTTAATCGTTTTATTGAATGGTTTCCCACGATTGAAGACTTAGCTGAAGCAGAAGAAGAGAAAGTCCTAAAGGCTTGGGAGGGTCTTGGCTATTATTCCAGAGTTAGAAATCTTCAATCTGCCGTTAGGGAAGTAAAAGAGAAATATAATGGGGAAGTGCCTAACACACCAGAGGATATTTCCTCTCTTAAGGGAGTGGGACCCTATACTGCGGGTGCCATTTTAAGCATTGCCTATGGAATTCCAGAGCCAGCTGTTGATGGAAATGTGATGAGGGTATTATCCCGAATTTTGTTAATTCGGGAAGATATTGCGAAGGCTTCTTCAAGAAGGATATTTGAAAAAGCAGTTCGAGATATCATTTCACATGAAGACCCTTCTGCATTTAACCAAGCATTAATGGAATTGGGTGCTTTGATTTGTACACCGACTTCTCCCTCTTGTTTATTGTGTCCTGTTCGTGAGCATTGTCATGCTTTTCATGAAGGTGCCCAACAAGAACTCCCAATCAAAACAAAAAAGATCAAAACACGAGATGTGCAACTAGCAGCAGCGGTCGTTGAAGACGAAAATGGGAAAATACTCATTCATAAACGCCCAACTAGTGGCCTACTCGCTAATCTATGGGAGTTTCCAACTGTCGAGCTTCATCACCCATTACAAAATGATCGAAAGCAGATTGTTGAATTGTTTAAACAATCATTGGATTTAGACATTCAATTTGGGCAGATAATCGGACAAATTGAACATGTTTTCTCGCACCTAGTGTGGAATATCAAGGTGTATACCGGTACTGTTAAGCATTTTGTACCGGAAAGTGAAGAGTGGAAATTCGTAACACTTGAAGAAATGAAAGAATACGCATTTCCTGTCCCATATCAAAAAATGTTCAAGCTATCTCAAGACCATAAAAACCATGAATAG
- a CDS encoding metal-dependent hydrolase, translating to MDTGTHVVMGIALGGLATLDPVVASSHATATSVLIATIAGSQIPDIDTVLKLRNNAIYIRNHRGVTHSIPAVLIWPLVILAVVYPFFPHANLLHLWAWTFAAVFIHVFVDIFNAYGTQALRPFSSKWVALGVINTFDPFIFGIHVVGILIWVIGAKPGITFSIMYLVILGYYLMRYQAKKRVLVEVRTLIPDATEIIIAPTMKFHHWRIAAMNKKQFFVGRAVDGKVEILDHFKRIPVPNTPVIEAAKKDKNLSAFLSFSPVYRWEVDEYDNFYEVRFIDLRYRSNGHYPFVAVVQLDCDLNPISSYTGWVFSEKKLRKKLSIIS from the coding sequence TTGGATACTGGAACTCATGTTGTAATGGGCATTGCTCTTGGCGGTCTTGCTACACTTGACCCTGTTGTAGCTAGCAGCCATGCCACTGCTACCAGTGTGTTGATTGCAACAATCGCAGGATCACAAATACCAGATATTGACACGGTTTTAAAGCTTAGAAATAATGCTATCTATATACGTAATCATCGAGGAGTTACTCATTCCATTCCGGCGGTTCTAATATGGCCGCTTGTGATTTTAGCAGTGGTCTATCCTTTTTTCCCTCATGCTAATCTTCTTCATCTATGGGCCTGGACCTTTGCAGCAGTATTTATTCATGTTTTTGTTGATATCTTTAATGCCTACGGGACGCAAGCATTGCGACCTTTTTCCTCAAAATGGGTTGCTTTAGGGGTCATCAATACCTTTGACCCTTTTATCTTTGGGATTCATGTTGTTGGAATTCTCATTTGGGTTATTGGAGCAAAACCAGGTATTACGTTTTCCATCATGTATTTGGTCATCTTGGGCTACTATTTAATGCGATATCAAGCAAAGAAAAGAGTATTAGTGGAAGTAAGAACTTTGATTCCAGATGCAACGGAAATTATTATCGCTCCTACTATGAAGTTTCATCATTGGCGGATAGCCGCTATGAACAAGAAACAATTTTTTGTTGGTAGAGCAGTCGACGGTAAAGTGGAAATCTTAGATCACTTCAAACGTATTCCTGTACCCAATACACCTGTTATCGAGGCAGCCAAAAAAGATAAAAATCTGTCCGCCTTTCTATCCTTCTCCCCTGTTTACCGATGGGAAGTGGATGAATACGATAATTTTTACGAGGTGCGCTTCATTGATCTTCGCTACCGAAGCAATGGGCACTACCCGTTCGTCGCCGTGGTTCAGTTAGATTGCGATTTAAATCCGATTAGTTCCTATACAGGTTGGGTTTTTAGTGAGAAAAAACTAAGAAAAAAACTAAGTATCATAAGTTGA
- a CDS encoding YfhJ family protein translates to MNVYQEELTRLLLEKNNELSFDQARTWVELLWDDFETSYAKAGREYKGSEMTEKIVRQWIENYGNRLHDFVTTNPKYKHFLNQEKNQTN, encoded by the coding sequence ATGAATGTATATCAGGAAGAATTAACAAGGTTGTTGTTAGAAAAAAATAACGAGTTATCCTTTGATCAAGCAAGGACCTGGGTAGAATTGCTTTGGGATGATTTCGAAACTAGTTATGCAAAAGCTGGCAGGGAGTATAAAGGCAGTGAAATGACTGAGAAAATTGTGAGGCAATGGATTGAGAATTATGGAAATAGACTTCATGATTTCGTCACCACCAATCCGAAATATAAACATTTTTTAAATCAGGAGAAGAATCAAACAAATTAA
- a CDS encoding small, acid-soluble spore protein K translates to MRNKETNFPKQNNNKLEGEPRAKAEYASKRADGTINTHPQERMRASGERDDESPQY, encoded by the coding sequence ATGAGAAATAAAGAAACGAATTTCCCCAAGCAAAATAATAACAAGTTAGAGGGCGAGCCAAGAGCGAAAGCAGAATATGCTTCTAAAAGAGCCGATGGCACCATCAATACCCATCCACAAGAGCGTATGCGTGCTTCAGGGGAACGAGATGACGAATCCCCTCAGTACTAG
- a CDS encoding YfhH family protein, whose amino-acid sequence MQQEKRYSDMTEHELKQEIASLQERARKAEQMGMVSEFAVLERKVQMARAYLINPESFQPGEIYEIEGDPGQYFKIDYMNGVFAWGYRLKGDGKEEALPISMLKGLK is encoded by the coding sequence ATGCAGCAGGAGAAACGATACAGTGATATGACAGAGCATGAATTAAAACAGGAAATTGCTTCACTTCAAGAAAGAGCACGAAAAGCTGAACAAATGGGAATGGTTAGTGAGTTTGCGGTGCTTGAAAGAAAGGTACAAATGGCAAGAGCATATCTGATTAATCCCGAATCGTTTCAACCGGGCGAAATATATGAAATTGAAGGCGATCCCGGCCAATATTTTAAAATAGATTATATGAACGGTGTGTTTGCTTGGGGATATCGTTTAAAAGGCGATGGAAAAGAAGAGGCTCTTCCGATTTCTATGTTAAAAGGGCTAAAATGA
- a CDS encoding SDR family oxidoreductase, producing the protein MKTMIVTGAGSGLGKELAFLFSKKGFHLLLVGRTIEKLVEAKQEIEALGGKADLLSLDISNNEDVVSKLNGLNERYQVAGLVNNAGVGHFGPFIEMDDTQIKEMLETNVWGTILMTKAILPLLSQNGEGRIMNIISTAGLRGKVNEAVYVASKFAVRGFTESLQKEYEGSGIKFNAVYMGGMDTPFWDESTHVSDKSRFRSPKEVAEIIMDQIDQDSIIIESK; encoded by the coding sequence ATGAAAACAATGATTGTAACTGGAGCAGGATCAGGCTTAGGCAAAGAATTAGCTTTCTTATTTTCGAAAAAAGGCTTTCATCTTTTATTAGTTGGAAGAACAATTGAAAAATTAGTGGAAGCCAAGCAAGAAATTGAAGCACTAGGTGGAAAAGCTGATCTTTTATCATTGGATATCTCCAACAATGAAGATGTGGTTTCAAAATTAAATGGGCTTAACGAACGCTATCAAGTTGCTGGCTTGGTCAATAACGCAGGTGTCGGTCATTTTGGACCGTTTATCGAGATGGACGATACACAAATAAAAGAAATGCTAGAGACGAATGTATGGGGAACGATTTTGATGACAAAGGCCATTCTTCCACTTTTATCCCAAAATGGAGAAGGCCGAATAATGAATATTATTTCTACTGCTGGCTTGCGTGGGAAAGTAAACGAAGCAGTGTATGTTGCCAGCAAATTTGCTGTAAGAGGATTTACGGAAAGTCTACAAAAGGAATACGAAGGGTCTGGAATCAAATTTAATGCTGTGTACATGGGCGGGATGGACACCCCGTTTTGGGACGAAAGCACTCATGTTTCAGACAAATCACGGTTTAGATCGCCTAAAGAAGTAGCAGAAATAATTATGGATCAAATCGATCAGGATTCTATTATTATTGAGAGTAAATAA
- the recX gene encoding recombination regulator RecX: protein MAIITKITTQQKNVDRFNVFMDYGKGKGEEFAFSVDSDVLIKFNLKKGMELDDFSFLEIQYQDDIRKAYNLAVNYLARRMRSEKEIKDYLIKKELDEAVINEVLHRLISQKYINDQEYALAYVRTQANTTDKGPDLIRLELKEKGIGEGTLMQALEEYPREQQIEKATKMSEKFFQKNSKESLKIQKQKLENLLLRKGYPFEVIGIAVNETKVEKEDDEEMGAVRFQGEKAHRKYAHLSGFEYQQKMKQALYRKGFSMDNIERFLSELESEEN, encoded by the coding sequence ATGGCCATTATTACGAAAATCACCACACAGCAAAAAAATGTAGACCGTTTTAATGTTTTTATGGATTATGGCAAGGGCAAGGGTGAAGAATTTGCCTTTAGTGTCGACAGCGATGTGTTAATTAAATTCAATTTAAAAAAAGGGATGGAGCTTGATGATTTTTCTTTCTTGGAAATTCAGTATCAAGACGATATCCGTAAGGCCTACAACTTAGCGGTCAATTATCTGGCAAGAAGGATGAGATCGGAAAAAGAAATCAAGGATTACCTTATAAAAAAAGAACTTGATGAAGCCGTCATTAACGAGGTTCTCCATAGGTTAATCTCGCAAAAATATATTAATGATCAGGAATATGCATTGGCTTATGTAAGGACCCAGGCGAATACGACAGATAAAGGTCCTGATTTAATTAGGTTAGAGTTAAAGGAAAAAGGGATTGGAGAGGGGACTCTTATGCAAGCACTAGAGGAGTATCCCCGTGAGCAGCAGATTGAAAAAGCAACAAAAATGAGTGAGAAGTTTTTTCAAAAAAACTCAAAGGAATCCTTAAAAATTCAGAAGCAGAAGCTAGAAAATTTACTCCTAAGAAAAGGGTATCCTTTTGAGGTCATAGGAATTGCCGTGAATGAAACAAAAGTAGAAAAAGAAGATGATGAGGAAATGGGAGCTGTTCGCTTCCAAGGTGAAAAAGCTCACAGAAAATATGCTCACTTAAGTGGATTTGAATATCAACAAAAGATGAAGCAGGCCTTATATCGTAAAGGATTTTCAATGGATAATATCGAGAGATTTCTTTCTGAGTTAGAAAGTGAAGAAAATTAA
- a CDS encoding TIGR01777 family oxidoreductase — MKIAIAGGTGFVGKALVNELSKYNHEIVILTRRARKSSEKANVRYTQWLTDNANPVMDLQDTDIFINLAGESINSGRWTEERKSKILSSRMEAVDAVLDIINQLDRKPQALINASAIGIYGTSETEVFTENNEKLGTDFLAETVVKWEQEASKAVLLGIRTVLCRFGIILEKDAGALPKMLMPYKWFIGGNIGSGKQWMSWIHLEDVVKGIIFAIENKQIQGPVNFTAPHPVMMSDFGKTLAQVLHRPHWLPVPSFALRLLLGEMSTLVVDGQKVLPNKLLDHGFQFQYPTLEKALKNIFS; from the coding sequence ATGAAAATTGCAATTGCAGGTGGAACAGGCTTTGTTGGGAAGGCACTTGTCAATGAACTAAGTAAATATAATCACGAAATAGTCATTTTAACTCGCCGAGCAAGGAAGTCTAGCGAGAAGGCAAACGTTCGATATACGCAGTGGTTAACTGATAATGCGAACCCTGTTATGGACCTCCAAGATACGGATATCTTTATTAACCTCGCAGGTGAGTCGATTAACAGCGGGCGCTGGACCGAAGAGAGAAAAAGTAAAATTTTATCTAGTCGAATGGAAGCAGTTGATGCAGTCCTGGACATAATAAACCAATTAGACCGGAAACCGCAGGCGCTTATTAACGCCAGTGCGATTGGTATTTACGGAACATCAGAAACAGAAGTTTTTACTGAAAATAACGAAAAACTAGGCACGGATTTTTTAGCAGAAACAGTTGTAAAGTGGGAACAAGAGGCGAGCAAGGCGGTTTTATTAGGAATTAGAACGGTCTTATGCAGATTTGGTATCATTCTTGAAAAGGATGCTGGAGCTCTTCCTAAGATGCTGATGCCTTATAAGTGGTTTATAGGAGGCAATATTGGAAGTGGCAAACAGTGGATGTCATGGATTCATCTTGAGGATGTAGTGAAAGGTATTATTTTTGCCATTGAAAATAAACAAATTCAAGGCCCTGTAAATTTCACTGCTCCACATCCTGTGATGATGAGCGATTTTGGCAAAACACTTGCTCAAGTATTGCATCGACCGCACTGGCTTCCTGTACCTAGCTTTGCCCTTCGTTTACTCCTTGGTGAAATGAGCACCTTAGTGGTAGATGGGCAAAAGGTTTTACCGAATAAACTTTTAGATCATGGATTCCAATTTCAGTACCCTACTTTAGAAAAAGCATTAAAAAATATATTTTCCTAA
- a CDS encoding YfhE family protein, with product MAGKKKKDLGRGKYTLTSTQEVLYQRDFKMADRAAGYHDSKTKL from the coding sequence ATGGCGGGAAAAAAGAAAAAAGATTTAGGTAGAGGTAAATATACCTTAACAAGTACACAAGAGGTTTTATACCAGCGTGATTTTAAGATGGCTGACCGTGCCGCCGGCTATCATGACAGCAAAACTAAGCTGTAA
- a CDS encoding YfhD family protein has product MGRMHNGGSHKNNKASLPQTPKNMKTDGNDVEYSQEFADHADLEAQARANAANQRVKNKKR; this is encoded by the coding sequence ATGGGTCGAATGCATAATGGAGGTTCTCACAAAAATAATAAAGCATCACTTCCACAAACACCGAAAAATATGAAAACAGATGGAAACGATGTAGAATACTCACAAGAATTTGCGGATCATGCAGATCTTGAAGCACAAGCCCGTGCTAATGCCGCTAACCAGCGTGTGAAGAATAAGAAAAGATAA
- a CDS encoding DoxX family membrane protein, giving the protein MRWYKTPQAAVVWTVLRVWLGLQWIEAGYHKLTGGFDAGGFLKGALANATGDHPAVQAWYADFLQQFAIPNVQIFNVLIPWGELLVGLGLVVGLATLPALIAGAFMNLNFMLAGTTSTNPILYTAAMILLFVGTGAYLFGLDRYTVPFIKGYFKKAPVKNVNTN; this is encoded by the coding sequence ATGAGATGGTATAAAACCCCTCAAGCAGCCGTTGTTTGGACAGTTCTAAGAGTTTGGCTTGGATTACAATGGATTGAAGCAGGTTATCATAAATTAACCGGTGGATTTGACGCTGGCGGATTTTTAAAAGGTGCACTCGCAAATGCAACGGGTGATCATCCAGCAGTGCAGGCATGGTACGCAGATTTCTTACAACAATTTGCCATTCCAAATGTTCAAATCTTTAACGTATTAATTCCTTGGGGAGAATTACTTGTTGGTTTAGGATTAGTTGTTGGATTAGCCACTCTTCCAGCATTAATCGCAGGTGCATTTATGAACTTAAATTTCATGCTAGCAGGCACAACAAGCACGAACCCAATTCTTTATACAGCAGCAATGATCCTTCTATTCGTAGGAACTGGAGCTTACCTCTTCGGTCTTGACCGATACACAGTTCCGTTTATCAAAGGCTATTTCAAAAAGGCACCTGTAAAAAATGTAAACACTAATTAA
- a CDS encoding homoserine dehydrogenase, with protein MKNKQFRVKNRVVKGWMYVSVIKVAILGFGTVGEGVYRTIQSHSEELTATLGKKVEVAAVLIRNTQKKRNISENVLVTTEFADILNLEQLDVVVEAIVDKEPTFTFLKSAIQRGCHIITANKEMFAHHGKELLELAAEKNVSVGFEATVAGGIPVIQTLRQLLNINRVKQVRGILNGTSNFILSEMREKKQSFAQALVLAQENGYAEADPTNDVEGFDAFYKTMILSRLAFGEEPNWQDVEREGITSITSELIEAAEIAGLRFKHIASITRLGGQIKATVKPALVGKEHPFYHVEGVQNAVNVQSDIVGEITLQGPGAGMFPTASAVIEDLVYVCQNPPGKRNVTRSQEVVTGFSKSDKKKTWLVHGVKHKQVTPSIIWIEEVAEETFVIKATDREIALLAKQNNLIYFPIIGEYEKVKQINALKAL; from the coding sequence TTGAAAAATAAACAGTTTCGTGTCAAAAATCGTGTAGTGAAGGGATGGATGTATGTGTCTGTAATCAAAGTAGCAATCCTTGGATTTGGAACAGTTGGTGAAGGAGTATATCGAACAATACAATCACACAGTGAGGAGCTTACGGCTACATTAGGCAAGAAGGTTGAAGTTGCCGCTGTTCTCATCAGAAACACGCAAAAGAAAAGAAATATTAGTGAAAATGTATTAGTAACAACAGAATTTGCGGATATCTTAAATCTCGAACAGCTTGATGTTGTTGTGGAGGCTATTGTCGATAAAGAGCCGACATTTACATTTTTAAAATCAGCCATACAGCGGGGATGCCACATCATTACAGCAAATAAGGAAATGTTTGCCCATCACGGGAAAGAACTGCTTGAGCTCGCAGCGGAGAAAAATGTTTCTGTTGGATTTGAAGCCACTGTAGCAGGTGGAATTCCAGTCATACAAACACTTAGACAGCTTTTAAATATTAATCGTGTCAAACAGGTCCGAGGAATTCTAAATGGAACTTCCAATTTTATTCTTTCAGAAATGAGGGAAAAGAAGCAGTCATTTGCACAGGCACTAGTATTAGCACAAGAGAATGGCTATGCTGAAGCTGATCCAACAAATGACGTGGAGGGCTTTGATGCCTTTTATAAAACTATGATTCTTAGCAGGCTCGCTTTTGGAGAAGAACCTAATTGGCAGGATGTTGAACGTGAGGGGATTACATCCATAACCAGTGAATTGATTGAAGCAGCCGAAATTGCAGGGCTAAGGTTTAAACATATTGCGAGTATAACAAGGCTGGGCGGTCAAATAAAAGCAACGGTCAAACCAGCGCTAGTGGGAAAAGAGCATCCATTTTACCATGTAGAAGGCGTTCAGAACGCAGTAAATGTCCAATCGGATATTGTAGGTGAAATTACGCTTCAGGGGCCGGGAGCTGGAATGTTTCCTACGGCGAGTGCTGTCATTGAGGATTTAGTCTATGTGTGTCAAAATCCTCCGGGAAAACGCAATGTTACACGTTCTCAAGAAGTGGTAACGGGGTTTAGTAAGAGTGACAAGAAGAAAACATGGCTGGTGCATGGAGTGAAGCATAAACAGGTGACTCCTTCCATTATTTGGATTGAAGAAGTGGCGGAGGAAACGTTTGTAATCAAAGCGACAGATAGAGAAATTGCTCTTCTGGCCAAACAAAATAATCTTATCTATTTTCCGATTATTGGAGAATACGAGAAGGTGAAACAGATAAATGCGCTTAAGGCTTTATAA